The Cucumis melo cultivar AY chromosome 6, USDA_Cmelo_AY_1.0, whole genome shotgun sequence genome includes a region encoding these proteins:
- the LOC103490811 gene encoding phenylalanine--tRNA ligase alpha subunit, cytoplasmic → MAEEAILGYLEKNPEISDSGRFADEFGLDHNEVVNVIKSLNGFRYVDAEDIKMEKWVLTNEGETYTATGSPEMQLFLAIPPEGIPREELQKKLGPSIFKIGCAQAAKNKWVEMGKQMISRKVHHVEDKVKNLLLQIKDGKEIYDEDVKALKARKLIVSQTWKGYLVRRGSNYAPRRKKVATDLTRENLQRGDWRELEFKEYNFNAKGQPLLCGHLHPLLKVRQQIKNIFRQMGFEEMPTNNYVESSFWNFDALFQPQQHPARDAHDTFFLKAPSTTRELPEDYVERVKQVHETGGYGSKGYGYNWKREEANKNLLRTHTTAVTSRMLYMLAQKPFAPKKYFSIDRVFRNEAVDRTHLAEFHQIEGLICGQGLTLGDLIGVLYDFFSRLGMSKLRFKPAYNPYTEPSMEIFSYHEGFKKWVEVGNSGMFRPEMLLPMGFPEDARIIAWGLSLERPTMIMYGVDNIRDLFGHKVDLSLVKKNPICRLGIEARSE, encoded by the exons atggCGGAGGAAGCAATTCTCGGTTACCTCGAGAAGAACCCCGAAATCTCCGATTCAGGCCGATTCGCCGACGAGTTTGGACTCGATCACAATGAGGTCGTCAACGTTATCAAGAGTCTCAATGGCTTCCGATACGTCGATGCTGAA GATATTAAGATGGAGAAATGGGTTCTAACTAACGAAGGCGAGACATATACTGCCACAGGATCACCTGAGATGCAGCTATTTCTGGCAATTCCACCTGAGGGAATTCCAAGGGAAGAACTACAG AAAAAGCTGGGTCCATCCATTTTCAAAATCGGCTGTGCTCAAGCAGCAAAAAACAAATGGGTTGAAATGGGGAAGCAAATGATATCTCGTAAG GTTCATCATGTTGAAGATAAGGTGAAAAACTTACTTCTACAGATAAAAGATGGAAAG GAAATTTACGATGAAGACGTGAAGGCTCTCAAAGCGAGAAAGTTGATTGTATCACA AACATGGAAAGGCTATTTAGTGAGGAGAGGTTCAAATTATGctccaagaagaaaaaaggttGCTACAGATTTGACACGAGAAAATCTTCAAAG GGGAGACTGGAGGGAACTAGAATTCAAAGAGTATAACTTTAATGCCAAAGGTCAGCCCCTTTTATGTGGTCATCTGCATCCATTGCTCAAG GTTCGACagcaaataaaaaatattttccgTCAAATGGG GTTTGAAGAGATGCCTACCAATAACTATGTTGAGAGCAG CTTCTGGAACTTTGATGCATTATTCCAACCACAACAACACCCTGCCCGAGATGCACATGATACTTTCTTCTTGAAAG CTCCTTCCACCACAAGGGAACTTCCGGAAGATTATGTGGAGCGGGTAAAGCAGGTCCATGAGACTGGTGGTTATGGTTCCAAAGG ATATGGATATAATTGGAAAAGAGAGGAAGCGAATAAGAACCTATTGCGAACTCATACAACTGCAGTGACCTCCAGGATGTTATATATGCTTGCACAG AAACCATTTGCTCCCAAAAAGTATTTCTCAATAGACCGTGTTTTTCGAAATGAAGCGGTAGATCGAACCCATCTTGCTGAATTTCACCAGATAGAAG GGTTGATATGTGGTCAAGGACTTACTCTTGGAGACTTGATTGGAGTGTTGTATGACTTCTTCTCTCGTCTAG GCATGTCCAAACTACGCTTCAAGCCCGCGTATAACCCGTATACGGAACCCAGCATGGAAATTTTCAG TTATCATGAAGGCTTTAAGAAATGGGTGGAAGTTGGAAATTCAGGAATGTTCAGACCCGAAATGCTGCTTCCTATGGGATTTCCAGAGGATGCCCGTATCATTGCATGGGGTCTTTCACTTGAGAG ACCAACCATGATTATGTATGGTGTCGACAACATTCGGGATCTTTTCGGCCACAAG GTGGATCTTAGTCTAGTGAAGAAAAATCCAATCTGCCGCCTCGGAATTGAAGCCCGGAGTGAATAG